The following are from one region of the Stigmatella ashevillena genome:
- a CDS encoding SDR family oxidoreductase: MRVFVTGGTGFIGSALIPELTRAGHEVLALARSEAAAKALTAAGAKVHRGDLNELSSLQSGVALADGVIHAGFQPGFSSFAAASEAERRAVETFGAVLAGSDRPLVITSGTAAIQPGRVATEDDATLFSSATVPRIATEEAATALAERGVRASVVRVSIVHGEGDRGLHVLPSLIGLAREKGVSAYVGQGDNRWPAVHVLDIANLYRLALEEGTAGARYHGVAEDSVTYREIAEVIAKRLSVPLVAKSPEAAAEHFGLYAMFAGMDGRVSSRLTQERLGWRPTHASLLEDLERGSYFKS; the protein is encoded by the coding sequence ATGCGAGTATTCGTTACCGGCGGTACGGGGTTCATTGGCTCCGCCCTCATCCCCGAGCTCACGAGGGCAGGGCACGAGGTGCTCGCCCTCGCGCGGTCCGAGGCGGCGGCAAAGGCGTTGACCGCAGCGGGCGCGAAGGTGCATCGAGGGGACCTCAACGAGCTGAGCAGCCTGCAGAGCGGCGTCGCGCTCGCCGACGGCGTGATTCACGCCGGCTTCCAGCCCGGCTTCTCGAGCTTCGCGGCCGCCTCCGAGGCCGAACGGCGGGCTGTCGAGACCTTCGGTGCCGTGCTCGCGGGTTCGGACCGGCCCCTGGTTATCACCTCCGGCACCGCTGCCATCCAGCCCGGTCGCGTTGCCACAGAGGACGATGCGACTTTGTTCAGCTCCGCCACGGTTCCCCGTATCGCTACCGAGGAGGCAGCGACCGCCTTGGCGGAGCGCGGCGTGCGCGCCTCGGTGGTGCGCGTCTCGATCGTCCATGGCGAGGGCGACCGCGGCCTGCACGTCCTTCCATCGCTGATCGGCCTCGCGCGCGAAAAGGGCGTCTCGGCCTACGTGGGCCAGGGGGACAACCGCTGGCCCGCCGTGCACGTGCTCGACATCGCCAACCTGTACCGGCTCGCGCTCGAAGAGGGCACAGCGGGTGCCCGCTACCACGGGGTGGCCGAAGACAGCGTCACCTACCGTGAGATCGCCGAGGTCATCGCGAAACGCCTCAGCGTCCCCCTGGTCGCCAAATCTCCGGAGGCGGCGGCGGAGCACTTCGGCCTGTACGCGATGTTCGCCGGTATGGATGGCCGGGTGTCGAGCCGGTTGACGCAGGAGCGCCTGGGTTGGCGTCCGACGCATGCGTCTCTGCTGGAAGATCTCGAGCGGGGGAGCTACTTTAAGAGCTGA
- a CDS encoding AraC family transcriptional regulator, with product MRTRSADGPLHVPARTARPTATTPEPSRPAVWGDCELQRSASEPERSAPLTSDGASDPFADILRLTEASSVVSGGFSARGDWALRFPSLEKLKLAAVARGTCLLRLDGQKRCIRLEEGDVVFLPGPRGFVLASSLSIPPKDARRVREGFAQIGDGEEPECVVLSGVVSPHPSSGSLLSEVLPELVHVHSASPEAAPLQWLLEQILEERRGARPGRAIASALLAQLLFVQALRAHLGGAGRLPSGWLRALRDERIAPALRLMHGDPGREWTLDALAKASAMSRTSFATHFKSVAGVAPLSYLTEWRMRLAQRALREDQVTISQIAASLGYTSESAFSNAFKRVTGSAPRHYRHAARERPSTSPEDGGLELGPRTAAERRASSEAASSARAPGSTGSLARATTRSTRGRSARPAPS from the coding sequence ATGCGAACTCGGAGCGCAGACGGTCCGCTTCACGTACCAGCCCGGACGGCCCGACCGACTGCCACGACACCGGAGCCGAGTCGGCCTGCGGTCTGGGGCGACTGTGAGCTCCAACGGTCGGCGAGCGAGCCCGAGCGCTCGGCGCCGCTCACGTCCGACGGCGCGAGCGATCCCTTCGCTGACATCCTGCGGCTGACGGAGGCCAGCTCGGTGGTGTCCGGCGGCTTCTCCGCGCGAGGGGACTGGGCGCTCCGCTTCCCATCGCTCGAGAAGCTCAAGCTCGCCGCCGTCGCGCGCGGTACCTGTTTGCTGCGGCTCGATGGCCAGAAGCGCTGCATCCGGCTCGAGGAGGGCGACGTCGTCTTCTTGCCGGGACCGCGAGGGTTTGTGCTCGCCAGCAGCCTCTCTATCCCACCGAAAGACGCACGGCGCGTGAGAGAAGGTTTCGCGCAAATCGGAGACGGCGAGGAGCCCGAGTGCGTGGTGCTCTCGGGGGTCGTGTCGCCCCATCCGTCGAGCGGTTCGCTTCTGTCGGAGGTGCTACCCGAGCTGGTACACGTACACAGCGCTTCGCCCGAAGCGGCGCCGCTCCAATGGCTCCTCGAGCAGATCCTTGAGGAGCGCAGGGGCGCGCGTCCGGGGAGGGCTATCGCCTCGGCGCTGCTTGCGCAGCTTCTGTTCGTTCAGGCGCTGCGGGCCCACCTGGGAGGCGCTGGTCGACTGCCGTCGGGCTGGCTCCGCGCCCTCCGTGACGAGCGAATCGCGCCCGCCCTCCGGCTCATGCACGGCGATCCAGGGCGCGAGTGGACGCTCGACGCGTTGGCCAAGGCGTCCGCCATGTCGCGCACCAGCTTCGCCACGCACTTCAAGTCAGTCGCGGGCGTGGCGCCGCTCTCCTACCTCACTGAGTGGCGCATGCGGCTCGCCCAGCGGGCCCTGCGCGAGGACCAGGTCACCATCAGCCAGATTGCGGCCTCGCTCGGCTATACGTCGGAGAGCGCCTTTAGCAACGCCTTCAAGCGCGTGACGGGCAGCGCGCCACGTCACTACCGACACGCGGCCCGCGAGCGCCCCTCGACATCGCCCGAAGACGGCGGCCTCGAGCTCGGGCCGCGCACGGCGGCCGAGAGACGGGCATCCTCGGAGGCGGCGTCGAGCGCGCGGGCGCCGGGGTCTACGGGTTCTCTCGCTCGGGCGACTACGCGTTCCACCAGGGGGCGTAGCGCCCGACCTGCCCCGAGCTGA
- a CDS encoding SAVED domain-containing protein, translating into MPSTHSSGNPGRPKKAPSPVVTRKVPPDTKLRLAVAAGGRCEFRGCNLFLYEHHITGTGGNFAEAAHIVGFREGGPRGDDPGRPEDIHALENLLLLCPNCHKLIDDRPEEFPRLVLEAHKREHEERIHQLTGLGPHLQTVVVQFKSRIHGQSVEIPLVDVRKAVAPRYPVGRKPYLFDLTVLSDDGDSFYAAAQEVLRRDVRALYAKGTDVDAVRHISLFALAPIPLLVALGAQLSNKIPVELFQRHRDTQDWVWKTEGTPAQFSIHTLRNGTDPTKVAIVLPLSGPIAAERLPTAIDGQFTVYEISLEGQPSGTDFLRTRNDLIRFEATYRQLLSMIVGAHPSSREIHLFCAVPAPIAIACGHQILPKAQPALIVYDHVAVKGGFVFCLRIDQGHD; encoded by the coding sequence ATGCCCAGCACACACTCCTCTGGCAATCCGGGCAGGCCCAAGAAGGCGCCATCGCCAGTCGTCACCCGGAAGGTGCCACCAGACACCAAGCTGCGTCTGGCCGTTGCTGCAGGTGGGCGATGCGAATTCCGCGGGTGCAACCTCTTCCTTTATGAGCACCACATCACCGGCACCGGAGGAAACTTCGCAGAGGCCGCGCACATCGTGGGCTTCCGCGAGGGCGGACCTCGCGGAGATGATCCTGGACGTCCCGAGGACATTCACGCACTCGAAAACCTCCTGCTCCTTTGCCCAAACTGCCACAAGCTCATCGACGATCGACCGGAGGAGTTCCCACGGCTGGTGCTGGAAGCCCACAAACGCGAGCACGAGGAGCGCATCCACCAGCTCACCGGCCTGGGTCCGCACCTGCAGACAGTCGTGGTGCAGTTCAAGTCGCGCATCCACGGCCAATCAGTGGAAATCCCGCTTGTAGATGTCAGGAAGGCCGTGGCACCGAGATACCCGGTCGGTCGCAAGCCCTATCTCTTCGACCTCACTGTCCTATCGGACGACGGCGACTCCTTCTACGCAGCCGCTCAGGAGGTACTCCGCCGTGATGTCCGGGCGTTGTATGCCAAAGGGACGGACGTGGATGCGGTCCGTCACATCTCGCTTTTTGCCCTCGCCCCCATACCGCTCCTTGTCGCGCTGGGCGCGCAGCTGAGCAACAAGATCCCCGTCGAACTCTTTCAGCGGCACAGGGATACCCAGGACTGGGTGTGGAAGACGGAAGGTACGCCCGCGCAGTTCAGCATCCACACGCTGCGGAACGGCACGGACCCGACAAAGGTGGCAATAGTCCTTCCACTGAGTGGTCCCATCGCTGCCGAGCGGCTCCCCACCGCCATTGACGGCCAGTTCACCGTTTACGAGATTTCCCTTGAAGGACAGCCATCCGGCACGGACTTCTTGCGCACGCGCAACGATCTAATCCGGTTCGAAGCGACGTACCGTCAACTCCTCTCAATGATTGTAGGTGCGCACCCAAGCTCGCGCGAAATTCACCTCTTCTGTGCAGTACCCGCGCCGATCGCCATCGCTTGTGGGCACCAAATCCTGCCCAAAGCCCAGCCTGCTCTCATCGTTTACGACCATGTCGCCGTGAAGGGCGGTTTCGTTTTCTGCTTGAGGATCGACCAAGGCCATGATTGA
- a CDS encoding AAA family ATPase, whose amino-acid sequence MAELHLVETDHPQDVAKDRFNALVGLDAHKQRLIEGLLLWMDPKGLTTWIRTHHRHGLPLVDILRGSAPLVLLSGEVGCGKTELATTVATPLADKLGEKVRVLESPSDIRGTGLVGELSARIAATFTQARAKIGRGAGLLIIDEADDLGLNRSERQAHHEDRAGLNVLIKQIDLLAREKSRLAVLMITNRARAMDPALLRRATLTLEFTRPGSAERQLLFSRLLEGIRHSRKDVEGLVQRSEQTVPFSYSDLTLRVARTALLEAVRKDEPFGPASLLAALEHVEPSPLMEE is encoded by the coding sequence ATGGCAGAGCTGCACCTTGTAGAGACTGATCACCCGCAGGATGTGGCGAAGGATCGCTTCAATGCCTTGGTCGGGCTCGATGCCCACAAGCAACGCCTGATTGAAGGTCTGCTCTTATGGATGGACCCGAAGGGGTTGACGACCTGGATCCGGACTCACCATCGCCATGGCTTGCCTCTCGTAGACATCCTTCGAGGGTCCGCACCGCTCGTGTTACTCTCCGGGGAAGTGGGCTGTGGAAAAACAGAACTGGCAACAACAGTTGCGACCCCACTGGCGGACAAGCTCGGCGAGAAGGTCCGCGTGCTGGAGAGCCCTTCTGATATCCGAGGCACAGGGCTTGTGGGGGAACTTTCGGCAAGGATCGCAGCGACTTTCACCCAGGCTCGAGCCAAGATCGGCAGGGGGGCGGGGCTGCTCATTATTGATGAGGCGGATGATCTTGGCCTGAACCGCTCTGAGCGACAGGCCCATCATGAGGACAGGGCAGGGCTCAATGTGCTGATCAAGCAGATTGATCTACTCGCACGGGAGAAAAGCCGCTTGGCGGTGCTGATGATCACCAACCGTGCGCGCGCAATGGACCCAGCGCTCCTTCGACGCGCGACGCTCACGCTGGAGTTCACCCGACCCGGCTCTGCAGAACGTCAGCTCCTCTTCAGCCGCTTGCTTGAGGGAATCCGCCATTCTCGCAAGGACGTGGAAGGGCTCGTGCAACGGAGTGAGCAGACCGTTCCCTTCTCGTACTCCGATCTGACCCTGCGGGTTGCTCGCACCGCGCTTCTTGAGGCCGTACGGAAGGACGAGCCATTTGGTCCCGCCAGCCTCCTGGCGGCATTGGAGCACGTGGAGCCGTCGCCTTTGATGGAGGAATAG